Proteins encoded within one genomic window of Couchioplanes caeruleus:
- a CDS encoding SDR family oxidoreductase — MALPFLGPDAVTDSGAAYALPKRANHLRVQAAAVAWGERGARVNSISPGIILTPLAKEEMSGPGAAGYQAMIKNSASGRVGTTDEVATAAAYSWKPASSPAATCSSTAASSTP; from the coding sequence ATGGCACTGCCATTCCTCGGCCCCGACGCCGTCACCGACTCCGGTGCCGCGTACGCGCTGCCCAAGCGGGCCAACCACCTGCGCGTGCAGGCCGCCGCCGTCGCCTGGGGCGAACGCGGCGCCCGGGTCAACTCGATCAGCCCCGGGATCATCCTCACCCCCTTGGCCAAGGAGGAGATGTCCGGTCCCGGCGCCGCCGGCTACCAAGCAATGATCAAGAACTCGGCATCCGGTCGGGTCGGCACCACCGACGAGGTCGCCACCGCCGCCGCCTACTCCTGGAAGCCGGCTTCGTCACCGGCAGCGACCTGCTCATCGACGGCGGCGTCATCGACGCCATGA
- a CDS encoding carbonic anhydrase: MRNLNDSARSFRQRAEQQGWDLQTLVAGQRPEVLFISCSDSRVMPAHITQATPGDLFELRTAGNIVPVYDGRQRSGEAATIEYAVSVLEVSQIVVCGHSHCGAVAALVDGDDLVHLPSLHRWLAQHRDVVASVGSSLTGEPGLVVVGQHHAVTQMERLRRYPEVRDRVRDGSLTLTAWFYDLATGRVQAWAGDRFQTL, translated from the coding sequence ATGAGGAACCTGAACGACAGCGCACGCAGCTTTCGGCAGCGCGCCGAACAGCAGGGCTGGGACCTCCAGACCCTCGTCGCGGGTCAGCGTCCGGAGGTGCTGTTCATTTCGTGCTCGGACTCCCGGGTGATGCCGGCGCACATCACCCAGGCGACCCCGGGCGACCTTTTCGAGCTGCGCACCGCTGGCAACATCGTCCCGGTCTACGACGGCAGACAGCGGTCCGGCGAGGCAGCGACCATCGAGTACGCGGTGAGCGTGCTGGAGGTGTCGCAGATCGTCGTCTGCGGCCATTCCCACTGCGGTGCGGTGGCGGCCCTCGTGGACGGCGACGACCTCGTCCACCTTCCCTCGTTGCACCGCTGGCTGGCGCAACACCGGGACGTCGTCGCCTCGGTCGGGTCGTCGCTGACCGGCGAGCCGGGCCTCGTGGTCGTCGGGCAGCACCACGCCGTCACCCAGATGGAACGGCTCCGGCGCTATCCCGAGGTTCGCGACCGGGTCCGGGACGGCAGCCTCACGCTGACCGCCTGGTTCTACGACCTCGCCACCGGCCGGGTTCAGGCCTGGGCTGGCGACCGGTTCCAGACCCTGTAG